Proteins encoded in a region of the Megalops cyprinoides isolate fMegCyp1 chromosome 3, fMegCyp1.pri, whole genome shotgun sequence genome:
- the caln2 gene encoding calcium-binding protein 8 isoform X2, with protein sequence MPFHHVTAGLLYKGNYLSSSLSDGSDSDQLASISAEELREIREAFRVLDRDGNGFISKQELGMAMRSLGYMPSEVELAIIMQRLDMDGDGQVDFDEFMTILGPKLLSSETREGFLGNTIDSIFWQFDMQRITLEELKHILFHAFRDHLTMKDIENIIITEEESLNENSGNCQTEFEGVHSKKKNRQTCVRKSLICAFAMAFIISVMLIAANQMLRNGME encoded by the exons ATGCCGTTTCACCACGTGACGGCAGGCTTGCTGTACAAGGGGAACTACCTGAGCAGCTCGCTGTCTGATGGGAGCGACAGCGACCAGCTGGCCAGCATTTCTGCGGAGGAGCTCAGGG AAATCCGGGAAGCATTCAGGGTGCTGGACCGTGATGGAAATGGCTTCATATCCAAGCAGGAGCTGGGAATGGCTATGCGCTCTCTGGGGTACATGCCTAGTGAGGTGGAGCTAGCCATCATTATGCAGCGACTAGATATGGACG GGGACGGTCAAGTGGATTTTGATGAGTTCATGACGATACTGGGTCCCAAGCTTCTGTCTTCTGAAACAAGGGAAGGCTTCCTGGGCAATACAATAGACAGCATATTCTGGCAG TTCGACATGCAGAGAATAACACTGGAAGAACTGAAGCACATCTTGTTCCATGCCTTTCGGGACCACCTTACGATGAAGGACATCGAAAACATTATCATCACTGAGGAGGAGAGTCTGAATGAGAACTCCGGAAACTGCCAGACGGAGTTTGAAGGAG TCCACTCAAAAAAGAAGAACCGACAGACGTGCGTGCGCAAGAGCCTGATCTGCGCATTCGCCATGGCCTTCATCATCAGCGTCATGCTCATCGCAGCCAATCAGATGCTGCGGAATGGCATGGAATAG
- the sdf2 gene encoding stromal cell-derived factor 2, which produces MAHCVTLLHILLNTVLLSCLYTGSLGTELSFVTCGSVVKLLNVRHNVRLHSHDVRYGSGSGQQSVTGVTTVEDSNSYWSVRGTSSAACRRGTPVRCGQTIRLTHVNTGRNLHSHYFASPLSSNQEVSAFGEEGEGDSLDEWTVLCGGAVWQRDESVRFQHAATEGLLSVTGEQYGRPIHGQREVHAMATPNQHNYWKAMEGIFMKPSETPGARDNDAPFHTEF; this is translated from the exons ATGGCTCATTGTGTAACTTTGTTGCACAttcttttaaatacagtattattatCCTGCTTATATACCGGGTCATTGGGCACTGAATTAAGCTTTGTCACTTGTGGGTCAGTCGTGAAACTGCTTAATGTCAGACACAATGTCAGATTACACTCCCACGATGTCCGGTATGGTTCTG GCAGCGGTCAGCAGTCGGTGACGGGAGTGACCACAGTGGAAGACAGCAACAGCTACTGGAGTGTGCGAGGCACGAGTAGCGCGGCGTGTCGCCGCGGGACTCCGGTGAGGTGCGGCCAGACCATCCGGCTCACTCATGTCAACACTGGCCGGAATCTGCACAGCCACTATTTCGCCTCACCGCTGTCTTCCAACCAG GAGGTGAGCGCGTTCGGAGAGGAGGGCGAAGGAGACTCCCTGGACGAGTGGACAGTGCTGTGCGGAGGGGCGGTCTGGCAACGCGACGAATCGGTGAGGTTCCAGCACGCCGCCACGGAGGGCCTCCTGTCGGTCACGGGCGAGCAGTACGGCCGCCCCATCCACGGCCAGCGCGAGGTCCACGCCATGGCAACCCCCAACCAGCACAACTACTGGAAAGCCATGGAGGGTATCTTCATGAAGCCCAGCGAGACCCCTGGGGCCAGGGACAACGACGCCCCGTTCCACACCGAGTTTTGA